One Mercurialis annua linkage group LG3, ddMerAnnu1.2, whole genome shotgun sequence DNA window includes the following coding sequences:
- the LOC126672448 gene encoding secreted RxLR effector protein 161-like produces the protein MLKKFGMETSSSSKTPVSTTTKLDKDESGKCIDITMYRGMIGSLLYLTASRPDIMFSACLCARFQACLKESHLHAVKRILKYLHGTLHLGIYYPRNVDPRLLGYSDADYAGCLIDRKSTSGTCQFLGQSLNSWSSKKQVSVALSTAEAEYVAAGCCCAPILWIKQQLLDYGIALDHIPFKCYVVIEFIDTTNQFADIFTKPLNEDRMHFIIRELGMLDGSTLN, from the exons ATGCTCAAAAAGTTTGGCATGGAGACCTCCTCTAGTAGCAAAACACCAGTGAGTACCACAACTAAATTGGACAAAGACGAATCGGGTAAATGCATTGATATTACAATGTATCGAGGTATGATAGGATCTCTCCTTTATCTTACCGCTAGTAGACCCGACATTATGTTTAGTGCGTGCTTATGTGCTCGTTTTCAAGCTTGTCTTAAGGAATCCCACTTGCATGCCGTTAAACGTATTTTGAAATACTTGCATGGAACTTTACACCTAGGAATCTATTACCCTAGAAATGTGGACCCTAGGTTACTTGGCTACTCCGATGCCGACTATGCGGGTTGTCTTATTGATCGTAAAAGTACCTCCGGGACTTGCCAATTTCTCGGTCAAAGTTTGAACTCTTGGAGTAGTAAGAAACAAGTATCCGTAGCTTTGTCAACCGCGGAGGCCGAATATGTAGCGGCCGGTTGTTGTTGTGCTCCAATCCTATGGATTAAGCAACAACTTCTTGATTATGGTATTGCCCTTGATCACATTCCCTTCAAAT GTTATGTAGTAATCGAATTCATCGATACTACTAATCAATTTGCGGATATTTTTACCAAGCCTCTAAATGAGGATCGTATGCATTTTATCATTCGAGAGCTTGGTATGCTTGATGGGAGTACTTTGAACTAA